The Opitutaceae bacterium genome has a window encoding:
- a CDS encoding NfeD family protein — MSTILALFALGSLLIFFEIFLPGGILGVAGGLAILAGSAIAFMDYGSDGGTLAVVAGVALLICSLIIEFKFLPKTRLGRRLFLSKADSGASQPPIASDDVVGRECQAETTLAPSGVVVLDGKRYEAFSQGGYVERGSLLIVKGMDNFRLIVSKP; from the coding sequence ATGAGCACCATCCTCGCCCTTTTCGCTCTCGGGAGCCTTCTCATCTTTTTCGAAATTTTCCTGCCGGGCGGAATCCTCGGAGTCGCCGGCGGCCTGGCCATTCTCGCAGGGAGCGCCATCGCCTTCATGGATTACGGATCCGACGGCGGAACGCTGGCGGTTGTCGCGGGAGTCGCCCTCTTGATCTGCAGCCTGATCATCGAGTTCAAGTTTCTCCCGAAGACGCGGCTGGGTCGGCGGCTTTTTCTCTCGAAGGCGGATTCCGGAGCATCCCAACCGCCGATTGCCTCGGACGATGTCGTCGGCCGGGAGTGCCAGGCCGAGACCACCCTGGCTCCATCCGGAGTGGTTGTCCTTGACGGGAAGCGCTATGAGGCCTTCTCTCAAGGAGGCTACGTCGAGCGGGGGAGTCTGCTCATCGTCAAGGGAATGGATAATTTTCGCCTGATTGTCTCAAAACCATGA
- a CDS encoding DNA translocase FtsK: MAKKESSNPKSVPTFQAPRNRAKWFWAVLCFVVAVLLLVSFIDYRAEQSSQITTTPTDTNLVGLFGSDVSYYAFSLIGIASWLVPLFLFWTSWILVRRVKRVALSRITAMIVCIIAACGLASMPKNLVDRSIYPQDAGGMVGDLIYNRLLADLLGTFGSFTIFLAAYGMAWFFVFTRDFGAQVDGFFESFHQWRTTRKERRAERRELKRQAREARRREKQSAKAAPRPATAEGASLAGSPTAGKFSLPKREKPEPPAESTPPPIAPGEESADFPRKKKGHPGVIIVEPEKTRKAPANRPLRKGSYVFPTLDLLNEGVDPLATGNNEEEHSANAEVLQRTLREFGVEVSLGEIHVGPVITRYEVYPAPGVRVEKIAGLDKNIALGMRAQSVRILAPVPGKGCVGVEVPNKTPTPVGIREIIESENWAHAGAEIPIGLGRDVGGKPLISDLTRMPHLLIAGATGSGKTICINSIITSLLYHSSPEDLRFIMVDPKIVEMKQFNDLPHMLIPVVTDPKKVPGALKWLLTEMEKRYQIFAKVGVRNIAGFNGRKKLEQETPAAPSSSELESDRDGLGLEVPRSGELEIPEKMPYIVVIIDELADLMMVAPADIETGIARLAQLARAAGIHLIIATQRPSVNVITGVIKANLPCRIAFQVASKVDSRTILDTGGADQLIGRGDMLFSPPGTAKIVRAQGSLVSDDELTRVVDFLKQNGPPDFAEDVQRQIDEPGDDDAGDLETDDEMYEPALDVLRSTKRASTSMLQRRLRIGYNRAARLMEVLEAKGVVGPENGSTPRDILIDLDEL; this comes from the coding sequence ATGGCCAAGAAGGAGAGTTCCAACCCAAAAAGCGTTCCAACTTTTCAGGCACCCCGCAACCGCGCCAAGTGGTTCTGGGCCGTCCTCTGCTTTGTCGTCGCTGTCCTCCTGCTGGTTTCCTTCATTGATTACCGGGCCGAACAGAGCAGTCAGATCACCACGACCCCGACCGACACCAATCTGGTCGGACTCTTCGGCTCGGATGTATCCTATTACGCATTCTCCCTGATCGGAATCGCCAGCTGGCTGGTCCCCCTCTTCCTGTTCTGGACGAGCTGGATCCTGGTTCGGCGGGTCAAGCGGGTCGCCCTCTCCCGCATCACGGCCATGATTGTCTGTATCATCGCGGCCTGCGGCCTGGCCTCGATGCCCAAGAATCTGGTCGACCGAAGCATTTATCCGCAGGACGCCGGCGGCATGGTGGGCGATCTCATCTACAATCGCCTCCTGGCCGACCTGCTGGGCACCTTCGGTTCATTCACGATCTTCCTGGCCGCCTATGGCATGGCCTGGTTCTTCGTCTTCACCCGGGACTTCGGCGCCCAGGTTGACGGCTTCTTCGAAAGCTTTCACCAGTGGCGGACGACCCGAAAGGAGCGCCGGGCCGAACGTCGCGAGCTGAAGCGGCAGGCCAGGGAAGCGCGCCGGCGGGAAAAGCAATCGGCAAAGGCCGCACCTCGGCCGGCGACCGCCGAAGGCGCCTCCCTTGCCGGTTCACCCACCGCCGGAAAATTCAGCCTGCCCAAACGGGAAAAGCCCGAACCGCCGGCTGAAAGCACGCCGCCCCCGATCGCTCCGGGAGAAGAGTCCGCAGATTTTCCCCGAAAGAAGAAGGGCCATCCCGGCGTCATCATCGTCGAGCCCGAAAAGACCCGCAAGGCCCCCGCCAATCGACCGCTGCGCAAGGGCAGTTACGTCTTCCCCACCCTCGACCTGCTGAATGAAGGGGTCGATCCGCTGGCCACGGGCAATAACGAGGAAGAACACTCCGCCAATGCCGAAGTTCTCCAGCGCACCCTCAGGGAATTCGGCGTCGAAGTCTCGCTTGGCGAGATTCACGTCGGACCGGTCATCACCCGCTACGAAGTCTACCCGGCCCCGGGCGTGAGGGTCGAAAAGATCGCCGGCCTCGACAAGAATATTGCCCTGGGCATGCGGGCCCAGTCTGTCCGCATCCTCGCTCCCGTCCCGGGCAAGGGCTGCGTCGGCGTCGAAGTCCCCAACAAGACCCCGACCCCCGTCGGCATCCGCGAAATCATCGAGTCGGAAAACTGGGCCCATGCGGGCGCGGAAATCCCCATCGGTCTTGGCCGCGACGTGGGAGGCAAGCCGCTCATCTCGGACCTGACCCGGATGCCCCACCTGCTCATCGCGGGCGCGACCGGGTCCGGCAAGACCATTTGTATCAACAGTATCATTACGTCACTCCTCTACCACTCCAGCCCTGAGGATCTCCGCTTCATCATGGTCGATCCCAAGATCGTCGAGATGAAGCAGTTCAACGACCTCCCCCATATGCTTATTCCGGTCGTGACCGACCCGAAAAAGGTGCCCGGGGCGCTCAAGTGGCTTCTGACCGAGATGGAGAAGCGCTACCAGATTTTCGCCAAAGTGGGGGTTCGCAACATCGCCGGTTTCAACGGCCGCAAGAAACTCGAACAGGAAACCCCGGCTGCTCCCTCCTCCTCCGAACTTGAGAGCGACCGCGACGGTCTCGGGCTCGAGGTGCCGCGCTCGGGTGAACTGGAGATTCCGGAGAAGATGCCCTATATCGTGGTCATCATCGACGAACTGGCCGACCTGATGATGGTCGCCCCGGCGGACATCGAGACCGGCATCGCCCGACTCGCCCAGCTGGCCCGCGCCGCCGGCATCCACCTCATCATCGCCACCCAGCGCCCTTCGGTCAATGTCATCACCGGAGTGATCAAAGCCAACCTGCCCTGCCGGATCGCATTCCAGGTCGCGTCCAAGGTCGACAGCCGCACGATTCTCGACACGGGTGGCGCCGATCAACTCATCGGACGGGGCGATATGCTTTTCTCGCCGCCGGGCACCGCCAAGATTGTCCGTGCCCAGGGGTCACTCGTCTCGGACGACGAACTCACCCGGGTGGTGGACTTCCTCAAGCAGAATGGTCCGCCGGATTTCGCCGAGGATGTGCAACGCCAGATCGACGAGCCCGGCGACGATGATGCCGGTGATCTCGAGACCGACGACGAAATGTACGAGCCCGCCCTCGATGTTCTCCGTTCGACCAAGAGAGCGTCCACGTCGATGCTTCAGCGCCGCCTGCGAATCGGTTACAACCGCGCCGCCCGTCTGATGGAGGTCCTCGAAGCCAAGGGGGTGGTCGGACCGGAAAACGGATCGACCCCGCGGGACATCCTCATCGATCTCGACGAGCTGTAG
- the floA gene encoding flotillin-like protein FloA (flotillin-like protein involved in membrane lipid rafts) — MNLNLIILVAISVLGLVVALWFFAFFFVWLRAALAGAYVSPVTLVAMRLRQVPYGVVVDARVTALKAGIDLTADELEAHYLAGGSLIPTVQAIIAAQKARISLDWTRACAIDLATKGSGKSVVEAVRTSVDPKVIDCPNPEMGRATIDGVAKDGIQVKVRARVTVRTNLDRFVGGAKEETIIARVGEGIVTTIGSSESYKTVLESPDSISKVVLKRGLDVGSAFEILSIDIADVDVGENVGAKLQEAQAEANKRMAQAQAEIRRAAAVALEQEMKARVQEMQAKVVEAEAQVPLAMAEAFRSGNLGIMDYYRMQNIRSDTDMRDSIARTDEGESK; from the coding sequence ATGAACCTGAACCTCATCATACTTGTCGCCATCAGCGTCCTCGGCCTGGTCGTCGCGCTCTGGTTTTTCGCTTTCTTCTTTGTCTGGCTCCGGGCCGCACTGGCCGGCGCCTACGTCAGCCCGGTCACCCTGGTCGCGATGCGCCTGCGGCAGGTGCCTTACGGGGTGGTCGTCGATGCCCGGGTCACCGCGCTCAAGGCCGGGATCGACCTGACGGCCGATGAGCTGGAGGCCCATTATCTGGCCGGCGGCAGCCTCATTCCGACGGTTCAGGCGATCATTGCAGCGCAGAAGGCCCGGATCTCGCTCGATTGGACGCGGGCCTGTGCCATCGACCTGGCGACGAAGGGGTCGGGCAAATCGGTTGTTGAAGCGGTGCGTACTTCGGTTGATCCGAAGGTGATCGATTGCCCGAATCCGGAGATGGGCCGAGCGACGATCGACGGAGTGGCGAAGGACGGCATTCAGGTCAAGGTGCGGGCGCGGGTCACGGTGCGGACCAACCTCGATCGCTTTGTCGGCGGGGCCAAGGAGGAGACGATCATCGCCCGGGTGGGCGAAGGCATTGTCACCACAATCGGTTCCTCCGAGTCCTACAAGACGGTTCTCGAGAGTCCCGACTCCATTTCCAAGGTTGTCCTCAAACGCGGTCTCGATGTCGGATCGGCCTTTGAGATTCTCTCCATTGATATTGCGGACGTTGATGTCGGTGAGAACGTGGGTGCGAAGTTGCAGGAAGCCCAAGCCGAGGCGAACAAGAGAATGGCCCAGGCCCAGGCGGAAATCCGACGGGCGGCGGCGGTCGCCCTGGAGCAGGAAATGAAAGCCCGGGTTCAGGAAATGCAGGCGAAGGTGGTCGAGGCGGAGGCGCAGGTCCCGCTTGCCATGGCCGAGGCTTTCCGGTCCGGCAATCTCGGCATCATGGACTACTACCGCATGCAGAATATCCGTTCGGATACCGATATGCGCGACTCGATTGCCCGGACGGACGAAGGAGAATCCAAGTAG
- a CDS encoding helix-turn-helix domain-containing protein, with translation MQSIGERLEEARKRRGISIREAAETTKIRSDFLARFEESNFDINLPEIYVRGFLRNYARFLRINPETIVTDYTSTLLGETKSRKETRELFGRMEIQERPKPPEPSHSHEENDPHPEPSRPAAAPKPPGPPAGSRGDWKDLVRLDNTVYLKIGGIILSGILAIAVLVWVIQAIVGSGGNSRADNENGTVTAVDSETINLIALEEVRVKVTEIDGGDVLFQGPLARGETRSVTKRGTILITYTAGANLLVEKGGQRFRMPTDGIGRSTFN, from the coding sequence ATGCAATCGATCGGAGAACGTCTCGAAGAAGCCCGCAAACGGCGGGGCATATCCATTCGCGAAGCCGCGGAAACCACCAAGATCCGCAGCGATTTTCTCGCGCGCTTCGAGGAGAGCAACTTCGACATCAACCTTCCGGAGATCTATGTGCGCGGTTTCCTGCGGAATTATGCCCGCTTTCTACGGATCAATCCGGAAACGATCGTCACCGACTACACGTCCACCCTTCTTGGCGAAACGAAGTCGAGAAAGGAAACGCGCGAGCTCTTCGGCCGGATGGAGATTCAGGAACGACCAAAGCCACCTGAGCCGAGCCATTCTCACGAAGAGAACGACCCCCATCCCGAACCAAGCCGGCCTGCCGCTGCGCCCAAGCCCCCGGGCCCTCCGGCCGGCTCCCGCGGCGATTGGAAGGACCTTGTCCGTCTGGACAACACGGTCTACCTCAAAATCGGCGGTATCATTCTGAGCGGGATTCTGGCTATCGCCGTCCTCGTCTGGGTCATTCAGGCGATTGTGGGATCGGGAGGAAACTCCCGGGCCGACAACGAAAACGGAACCGTGACTGCAGTGGACAGCGAGACGATCAACCTGATCGCCCTGGAGGAAGTCCGGGTCAAGGTGACCGAGATTGATGGGGGCGACGTTCTCTTCCAGGGCCCCCTCGCCCGGGGCGAAACCCGTTCGGTGACCAAGCGGGGGACCATCCTCATCACCTACACAGCCGGAGCCAACCTGCTCGTCGAGAAAGGCGGACAGCGATTCCGGATGCCCACCGACGGTATCGGTCGATCGACCTTCAACTGA
- a CDS encoding type I phosphomannose isomerase catalytic subunit, which produces MFTSILRFQPLYQERVWGARTLADRMGRSLPPGRPIGESWEIVDRPEAQSVVVDGPFAGMSLRALIEAHGDQLMGPAYDRDRPFPILVKWLDCADRLSLQVHPPAAVADQLGGEPKTENWYIASARPGAHLIVGLKNGVTREAFESAMANSTLEQVVHRFPVSEGDSILVESGRLHAIDAGNLILEIQQNSDTTYRVYDWGRTGLDGKPRQLHVGQSMRSIDFGDFEPQPLRFEAGDAVLAECREFRIRRFTRNPGSFLRLTAGEEPRILSVIAGRVRIAERTLREGDNVILPWSGDFALEAEATATFLLTDHFA; this is translated from the coding sequence ATGTTCACGTCCATCCTACGATTCCAGCCGCTCTACCAGGAACGGGTCTGGGGAGCCCGGACCCTGGCAGACCGCATGGGGCGGTCGCTGCCTCCGGGTCGACCGATCGGTGAGAGCTGGGAGATTGTCGACCGGCCGGAAGCCCAGTCGGTCGTTGTGGACGGTCCCTTCGCCGGAATGAGCCTTCGAGCCCTGATCGAGGCGCACGGCGATCAGCTGATGGGTCCGGCCTACGATCGCGACCGGCCGTTCCCGATTCTGGTCAAATGGCTGGATTGCGCGGACCGGCTCAGTCTTCAGGTGCATCCGCCGGCCGCTGTGGCGGACCAACTCGGCGGAGAGCCGAAGACGGAAAACTGGTACATCGCGTCCGCCCGTCCCGGAGCCCACCTCATCGTTGGTTTGAAAAACGGAGTCACCCGGGAAGCATTTGAATCCGCCATGGCCAACTCCACCCTCGAGCAGGTCGTCCATCGGTTTCCGGTCTCCGAGGGCGATTCGATCTTGGTCGAAAGCGGTCGACTGCATGCGATCGATGCGGGCAACCTCATTCTGGAAATCCAACAGAACTCCGATACCACCTACCGGGTCTACGATTGGGGTCGAACCGGGCTCGATGGAAAGCCCCGCCAGTTGCATGTCGGGCAATCGATGCGGAGTATCGATTTCGGGGACTTTGAACCGCAGCCCCTGAGATTTGAGGCGGGGGATGCGGTCCTGGCCGAATGTCGGGAATTCCGGATTCGCCGATTTACCCGGAACCCGGGTTCTTTTCTTCGCCTGACAGCGGGCGAAGAGCCCAGGATCCTGAGTGTGATCGCCGGTCGGGTCCGGATCGCCGAGCGGACGCTGCGGGAGGGCGACAACGTGATTCTGCCGTGGTCGGGCGATTTTGCTCTTGAGGCTGAGGCAACCGCGACCTTCCTGCTGACTGACCATTTTGCCTAA